The following are encoded in a window of Telmatobacter sp. DSM 110680 genomic DNA:
- the atpH gene encoding ATP synthase F1 subunit delta translates to MAAAFAARYARAFADVVASAHLDGAALDRQFNDFLGTWDGSKELRELFINPAVPALQKVSILDKLNAKMGLQRELRNLLAVLINNDRIGEVHEVALAWRAEMQERLGIRQAEIVTARELGNQEREELVAGVGKLAGSRIEPTFKLDESIIGGTVVRIGSTVYDGSVRGRLERLKEALVAG, encoded by the coding sequence ATGGCCGCCGCATTTGCAGCAAGGTATGCACGCGCGTTTGCTGACGTCGTGGCTTCGGCTCATCTGGATGGGGCCGCGTTGGACAGGCAATTCAATGATTTTCTCGGGACCTGGGATGGCAGCAAGGAGTTGCGTGAGCTATTCATCAATCCCGCGGTTCCTGCTTTACAGAAGGTCTCGATTCTCGACAAGCTAAACGCGAAGATGGGCTTGCAGCGCGAATTGCGCAATCTGCTAGCAGTCCTGATCAATAACGATCGCATCGGCGAAGTTCACGAAGTCGCTTTGGCGTGGCGGGCAGAGATGCAGGAACGACTCGGCATTCGCCAGGCGGAGATCGTGACGGCGCGGGAGTTGGGCAATCAGGAGCGCGAAGAGCTGGTGGCAGGGGTAGGCAAGCTGGCAGGCTCTCGCATTGAACCAACGTTCAAGCTGGACGAATCAATTATCGGCGGAACCGTGGTGCGGATCGGATCGACCGTCTATGACGGATCGGTGCGCGGCCGGCTGGAAAGACTGAAAGAAGCGTTAGTTGCGGGCTGA
- a CDS encoding nucleoside hydrolase-like domain-containing protein — MAENNLSGYSKEVCIVMNFFPRAGLLTLLALVSSWSLNGQALLLAHVDSFAGKPRVVVISDIGNEPDDQMSFVRFLLYSNEFDVEAMIATTSTWQKAKTHAETMHELIAAYGEVRSNLLLHAKGWPEAADLDARVFPGQTAYGMSAVGSGKSSEGSKAIVKALERDDARPLWICIWGGAGTLAQALEDLTASHTAAESAKLVARLRIYSISDQDDAGPVIRKTYPDLFYIVSPSTPTSGEYAAATWTGISGDRYYRNAEGADSATVTNEWLETNIRSKGSLGKKYPKFMFIMEGDTPSFLGLIDNGLNAFRRPDWGGWGGRYVYRQPYGETHPIWTQGGDEFARVDSRDTVMGIDGKEHVSDQATIWRWREAFQNDFAARMTWTVADYAHANHNPVAVVNGQGGTAPLEMEVRVGQTITLDGGGSSDPDGQKLQFHWFHYDEAGLADGNLATLTLTGSDTSQLTVRADGACRPLWLPLIPCKGDGIAHVILAVTDDGSPQLTSYRRIILHVRAAAKDKGPTNQ, encoded by the coding sequence ATGGCCGAGAATAATCTCTCCGGATATTCGAAAGAGGTTTGCATCGTTATGAATTTCTTCCCGAGAGCAGGTTTGCTGACGTTGCTTGCCTTAGTTTCGTCATGGTCGCTGAACGGGCAGGCACTCCTTCTTGCGCATGTGGACAGTTTTGCTGGGAAGCCGCGGGTGGTGGTGATCAGCGATATCGGCAACGAGCCGGATGATCAGATGTCGTTTGTGCGCTTTCTGCTTTATTCGAATGAATTTGACGTTGAAGCGATGATTGCCACGACTTCGACATGGCAGAAGGCGAAGACGCACGCGGAGACGATGCACGAACTGATCGCCGCTTACGGAGAGGTGCGGTCAAATCTGTTGCTGCACGCGAAGGGCTGGCCGGAGGCAGCCGATCTGGATGCGCGTGTGTTCCCTGGGCAGACTGCGTACGGGATGAGTGCCGTGGGCTCGGGCAAGTCGTCCGAAGGGTCAAAAGCAATTGTGAAGGCGCTGGAGCGCGATGATGCACGACCTTTGTGGATATGCATCTGGGGCGGAGCAGGGACACTGGCGCAGGCGCTTGAGGACCTGACGGCGTCGCACACCGCGGCTGAAAGCGCGAAGCTAGTTGCGCGGCTGCGCATATATTCGATCAGCGACCAGGATGACGCGGGGCCGGTCATTCGCAAAACCTATCCCGATTTGTTTTACATCGTGTCGCCGTCGACTCCCACGAGCGGCGAATATGCAGCTGCGACGTGGACTGGCATCAGCGGCGATCGCTATTACCGCAATGCTGAGGGAGCCGATTCGGCGACTGTGACCAACGAGTGGCTGGAGACGAATATCCGCAGCAAAGGGTCGCTGGGAAAGAAATATCCCAAGTTCATGTTCATCATGGAAGGGGATACGCCGTCGTTTCTCGGACTCATTGACAACGGACTGAATGCGTTCCGGCGGCCGGACTGGGGCGGTTGGGGCGGACGGTACGTGTATCGGCAACCGTATGGCGAAACGCACCCAATCTGGACGCAGGGAGGAGACGAATTTGCCCGGGTGGATTCCCGAGATACGGTGATGGGTATCGACGGGAAAGAGCATGTGAGCGACCAGGCTACGATCTGGCGATGGCGCGAGGCGTTCCAGAATGACTTTGCGGCGCGGATGACCTGGACTGTCGCTGACTACGCACATGCGAACCACAATCCGGTCGCGGTGGTGAACGGGCAGGGAGGTACGGCTCCGCTGGAGATGGAGGTGCGGGTCGGGCAGACGATCACGCTCGATGGCGGAGGCAGTTCGGATCCAGATGGCCAGAAACTGCAGTTTCACTGGTTTCACTATGACGAGGCGGGACTTGCAGACGGCAATCTGGCGACGTTGACCCTAACAGGCTCTGATACTTCTCAGCTGACCGTGCGCGCGGACGGGGCGTGCCGGCCGTTGTGGCTGCCGCTCATTCCCTGCAAAGGGGACGGCATCGCGCACGTGATCCTTGCGGTGACCGACGACGGCTCGCCGCAACTGACTTCGTATCGACGCATCATTCTGCATGTGCGGGCTGCGGCGAAGGACAAGGGGCCCACGAACCAGTAG
- a CDS encoding alpha/beta hydrolase — MRRLLVIAALCGLACMAQAQKEPCAMPGENSPFLGIKTIRLWAGEAPQAKGTACEDTPTLTIFDPQPGHDNGSAVVVLPGGAYVGLAGNLEGRQVADWLTSKGFRAFVLSYRLSSHGYLLPVPLLDARRAVQMVRARASDYHIDPKRIVIIGFSAGGHLAALAATQPVEGNPESEDPIERVSSRPDFLVLGYPWIGAISSDTSHLSYCKLFNVMDKCEALRLAYSPDLFVTAKTPPTFWYHTADDVTVPVEQGLRFYEALIKAGVPAEGHIFASGPHGSGLGKGDASMDQWPGLLETWLRGQGLLTREPSAVAPKH, encoded by the coding sequence ATGAGGCGGTTGTTGGTGATTGCGGCCCTGTGCGGTTTGGCATGTATGGCGCAGGCGCAGAAGGAACCGTGCGCAATGCCCGGCGAAAACAGCCCCTTTTTGGGTATCAAGACGATCCGCTTGTGGGCAGGGGAGGCCCCTCAGGCCAAGGGAACGGCGTGCGAGGACACACCAACTCTGACTATCTTCGATCCGCAGCCGGGACACGACAACGGATCGGCGGTGGTGGTGCTGCCGGGCGGAGCCTATGTAGGCCTGGCAGGCAATTTGGAAGGGCGGCAGGTCGCTGACTGGTTGACTTCGAAGGGATTCCGGGCGTTTGTGCTCAGTTACCGGCTGAGTTCTCACGGGTATCTGCTGCCGGTTCCACTGCTTGATGCACGACGGGCTGTGCAGATGGTGCGGGCGCGAGCCAGCGATTATCACATCGACCCCAAACGCATCGTGATCATCGGGTTTTCGGCGGGTGGGCACCTTGCGGCTCTGGCGGCAACTCAGCCGGTCGAAGGGAATCCAGAATCCGAGGATCCGATAGAGCGGGTGTCGAGCCGGCCGGATTTTCTGGTGCTGGGCTATCCGTGGATCGGGGCGATCTCAAGCGATACGTCGCACCTCAGCTATTGCAAACTGTTCAACGTGATGGACAAGTGCGAAGCACTGCGCCTGGCATACTCTCCGGACTTGTTTGTAACTGCCAAGACACCGCCGACGTTCTGGTACCACACTGCTGACGACGTTACAGTTCCGGTGGAGCAGGGCCTGCGGTTCTACGAGGCGCTCATCAAAGCAGGCGTTCCCGCGGAAGGCCACATCTTTGCCAGTGGACCCCATGGGTCAGGGCTGGGTAAGGGAGATGCGTCGATGGATCAATGGCCCGGGTTGCTAGAGACATGGCTGCGTGGCCAGGGGTTGCTGACCCGCGAGCCGTCAGCGGTGGCGCCCAAGCATTAG
- the atpC gene encoding ATP synthase F1 subunit epsilon — MAEDTGQLRVRLVSPERILFDTTADAVELPAKNGYMEVLYGHAPLLAELGAGDVRLHGGAEGGEQIYNVSWGFVEVLPDRVTILANDALKPEEIDVPRAEQQLERGQKEWNEAGDSEEKYADALHRISEAEAKLATAQEKH; from the coding sequence ATGGCAGAAGATACAGGTCAATTGCGCGTTCGGCTCGTGTCGCCGGAGCGCATTCTGTTTGACACTACGGCGGATGCGGTAGAACTGCCTGCGAAGAACGGCTACATGGAAGTGCTGTATGGGCACGCTCCCTTGCTGGCTGAGCTTGGCGCGGGCGATGTGCGGCTGCATGGCGGTGCTGAAGGCGGCGAGCAGATTTACAACGTGTCGTGGGGATTTGTAGAAGTGCTGCCCGACCGCGTAACGATTCTGGCGAATGATGCGTTGAAACCCGAGGAGATCGACGTACCTCGTGCCGAGCAGCAATTGGAGCGCGGCCAGAAGGAATGGAACGAAGCCGGGGATAGCGAAGAGAAGTATGCCGACGCGCTGCATCGGATATCCGAAGCCGAAGCGAAACTGGCTACTGCGCAGGAAAAGCATTAG
- a CDS encoding FoF1 ATP synthase subunit gamma, with translation MANVLDLRRRIRSVKNTRQITKAMKMVSAAKLRRAQERALAARPYAKMITSVLESLTRRVDIFDEETGNLRHPLFATRPEKRVLIVVISGDKGFAGAFNANITKTAFQFISGNPGREIDVEAIGRKGRDLMRRRYPIASYTEQTDENGNKRDVRNERKGKVEITGDHPGMLLKLEAGRVFELAQSIISRYVHEEIDAAYIVYNEFKSVIAQRLVVERLLPILEIGKPKIEGAVELTEEERERAAHAALSAGITLEEADTEEADEEAKKFGTANVDYIYEQSPEDLFNGLLPQYISAMLYHAMSESVAAEHAARMTAMDSATNNASDMIDAYTLEMNRVRQAAITKEIIEIVSGAAAV, from the coding sequence ATGGCAAACGTACTCGATCTACGGCGACGGATACGCAGCGTTAAGAACACGCGGCAGATCACCAAGGCCATGAAGATGGTCTCGGCGGCGAAGTTGCGTCGCGCACAGGAGCGGGCGCTGGCAGCGCGGCCGTATGCGAAGATGATCACCAGCGTGCTGGAATCGCTGACGCGGCGCGTAGATATCTTCGATGAAGAGACTGGCAACTTGCGGCATCCACTGTTTGCCACGCGGCCAGAGAAGCGCGTTCTGATTGTTGTAATCAGCGGCGACAAGGGCTTTGCGGGCGCATTCAACGCGAACATTACCAAGACGGCGTTTCAGTTTATCAGCGGCAATCCGGGCAGGGAAATTGACGTTGAAGCCATTGGCCGCAAGGGCCGCGACCTGATGCGGCGGCGTTACCCCATCGCAAGTTACACCGAGCAGACAGACGAGAACGGCAACAAGCGCGATGTTCGCAACGAGCGCAAGGGCAAGGTCGAGATAACCGGCGATCATCCGGGAATGCTGCTGAAACTCGAAGCCGGTCGCGTATTTGAGCTGGCGCAGAGCATCATCTCGCGCTATGTGCACGAGGAGATCGACGCGGCCTACATTGTCTACAACGAATTCAAGTCGGTCATCGCGCAACGGCTCGTGGTCGAGCGGCTGCTGCCCATTCTCGAAATCGGCAAGCCCAAGATTGAAGGCGCTGTAGAACTGACCGAGGAAGAACGCGAGCGGGCTGCGCACGCGGCTTTAAGTGCGGGCATCACGCTGGAAGAAGCGGACACCGAAGAAGCCGACGAGGAAGCGAAGAAGTTCGGCACGGCCAACGTGGACTACATCTATGAGCAGTCCCCTGAGGATTTGTTTAACGGGCTGTTGCCGCAGTACATTTCGGCGATGTTGTATCACGCGATGTCAGAGTCGGTGGCGGCGGAGCATGCGGCGCGTATGACCGCGATGGATTCGGCGACCAACAATGCATCGGATATGATCGACGCCTACACGCTGGAGATGAATCGCGTGCGGCAGGCGGCGATCACCAAGGAAATTATCGAGATTGTCAGCGGCGCTGCCGCTGTTTAG
- a CDS encoding ATP synthase F0 subunit B: MDDIVQQVGALLLGAIPTILLFVVLVAAYQILVQGPLTRTLAERRARTAGAVENAHKAIEQAEAKAAEYADRLRHARAEIFKMREQRAKARNAERETALDAARKAAGVKVNQAKAEMDGETESAKQTIQGSAGELANQVVRAVLPMAAGSSR; the protein is encoded by the coding sequence ATGGATGATATCGTTCAACAAGTCGGTGCGCTTCTACTCGGCGCCATCCCCACGATTCTGCTCTTCGTGGTGCTCGTAGCGGCCTACCAGATTCTGGTGCAGGGACCGCTGACCCGAACGCTTGCCGAGCGCCGCGCCCGGACCGCCGGCGCGGTCGAGAACGCCCATAAGGCGATTGAGCAGGCAGAAGCCAAGGCAGCTGAGTACGCCGACAGGCTGCGTCATGCACGTGCCGAGATCTTCAAGATGCGCGAGCAGCGGGCCAAAGCCCGGAATGCGGAGCGAGAAACAGCTCTCGATGCAGCGCGCAAAGCCGCCGGAGTCAAGGTCAACCAAGCCAAGGCGGAGATGGACGGCGAGACCGAGAGCGCCAAGCAGACGATCCAGGGTTCGGCGGGTGAACTGGCCAATCAGGTGGTGCGCGCAGTGCTTCCCATGGCTGCCGGGAGTTCCCGTTGA
- the atpD gene encoding F0F1 ATP synthase subunit beta, with amino-acid sequence MAENIGKVIQISGPAVDVQFEEATMPPIYQALRVTSDGFNVPTPISVILEVQQHLGEGRVRTVAMEATDGMVRGMKAIDLGGPIRVPVGKETLGRVINVIGEPVDELGPIGEKTRMPIHRPAPLFDEQSTHEEMFETGIKVIDLIQPFLKGGKIGLFGGAGVGKTVVIMELINNVAKNHGGYSVFAGVGERTREGNDLWTEMTESGVIKPGDFANSKCALVYGQMTEPPGARLRVALTGLTVAEYFRDVEGSDTLLFIDNIFRFTQAGSEVSTLLGRMPSAVGYQPNLATEMGELQERITSTSKGSVTSVQAVYVPADDLTDPAPATTFAHLDATTVLSRPLSELGIYPAVDPLASTSRILSARIVGDEHYNVAQGVKKILQRYKDLQDIIAILGIDELSEEDKLTVARARKVQKFLSQPFHVAEQFTGIPGAYVKIADTVRSFKEIIEGKYDDIPEQAFYMKGAIEEVLETAEKLKATA; translated from the coding sequence ATGGCAGAGAACATTGGCAAGGTAATTCAGATTTCCGGTCCCGCGGTAGACGTGCAGTTTGAAGAAGCGACGATGCCGCCGATTTACCAGGCGCTGCGCGTGACCAGCGACGGCTTCAACGTGCCCACCCCAATCAGCGTGATCCTCGAAGTCCAGCAGCACCTGGGCGAAGGACGCGTGCGTACCGTCGCGATGGAAGCGACCGACGGCATGGTGCGCGGTATGAAGGCTATCGATCTCGGCGGACCGATTCGCGTTCCCGTGGGCAAAGAGACGCTGGGTCGCGTGATCAACGTGATCGGCGAGCCGGTGGATGAACTGGGTCCGATCGGCGAGAAGACACGGATGCCCATTCATCGTCCGGCACCGCTGTTTGACGAGCAATCGACGCACGAGGAAATGTTCGAGACCGGCATCAAGGTCATCGATCTGATCCAGCCATTCTTGAAGGGCGGCAAAATCGGCCTGTTCGGCGGCGCCGGTGTGGGCAAAACCGTCGTCATCATGGAACTCATCAACAACGTCGCCAAGAACCACGGTGGCTACTCGGTGTTTGCCGGCGTCGGTGAGCGCACCCGTGAGGGCAACGATCTCTGGACTGAAATGACGGAGTCGGGCGTGATCAAGCCGGGCGACTTTGCCAATTCAAAGTGCGCGCTGGTGTACGGCCAGATGACCGAGCCGCCAGGAGCCCGCTTGCGCGTGGCGCTGACCGGACTCACAGTCGCCGAGTATTTCCGCGACGTGGAAGGTTCAGACACACTGCTGTTTATCGACAATATTTTCCGGTTTACGCAGGCAGGCTCTGAAGTGTCAACGCTGCTGGGCCGCATGCCGTCGGCTGTGGGATACCAGCCGAACCTGGCGACGGAAATGGGTGAGCTGCAGGAGCGCATCACCTCCACCAGCAAGGGCTCGGTAACGTCGGTGCAGGCCGTTTACGTGCCCGCCGATGACTTGACCGATCCGGCGCCGGCGACGACGTTTGCTCACCTTGACGCGACTACAGTTTTGAGCCGGCCTTTGTCAGAGCTTGGCATCTACCCTGCCGTCGATCCGCTCGCTTCGACGTCGCGCATTCTGTCGGCGCGCATTGTGGGCGACGAGCACTACAACGTGGCGCAGGGCGTGAAGAAGATTCTGCAGCGGTACAAAGACCTGCAGGACATCATCGCGATTCTGGGTATCGACGAGCTTTCGGAAGAAGACAAGCTCACGGTGGCACGCGCGCGCAAGGTGCAGAAGTTCCTGTCGCAGCCGTTCCACGTGGCGGAGCAGTTCACCGGTATTCCGGGCGCGTATGTGAAGATCGCGGACACGGTGCGAAGCTTCAAGGAAATTATCGAAGGCAAGTACGACGATATTCCGGAGCAGGCCTTCTACATGAAGGGCGCGATCGAAGAAGTGCTGGAGACAGCCGAGAAGTTGAAGGCAACGGCGTAA
- the atpA gene encoding F0F1 ATP synthase subunit alpha, translating to MAQIKADEITQLLREQIANYDSKVQVDEVGTITSLGDGIARLHGLDKVMAGELLSFPHGIAGLALSLEEDQVGAVVLGDYTELREGDEVKRTGKILSVPVGEAMIGRVVNALGVPIDDKGPIASTESLPVERLAPGIIDRQGVREPMATGLKAIDAMIPIGRGQRELIIGDRQTGKTAVLLDTIINNAKNNLICIYCAIGQKRSSIAQVVQTLTEAGAMGHTIIVAASASEPAPMLYLAPYAATAIGEYFRDNGKHALVMYDDLSKHAMAYREISLLLRRPPGREAYPGDVFYLHSRLLERSSKMSDKKGGGSLTALPVIETQAGDVSAYIPTNVISITDGQIFLETDLFNSGVRPAVNVGLSVSRVGFSAAIKAVKQVGSTLKLDLAQYRELAAFAQFGSDLDPLTQKQLNRGQRLTELLKQPQFQPLTWQQMVVILFSGTQGYLDDLNVTDIRAFEDGIYKYFDSAQTALIEDLTKKKSLDDDLRNRLHAAIKEYKANFVADLQAVKA from the coding sequence ATGGCTCAGATCAAGGCAGACGAGATTACGCAATTACTTCGCGAGCAGATCGCGAATTACGACTCCAAGGTCCAGGTGGACGAAGTCGGCACGATTACTTCGCTCGGCGACGGTATTGCGCGCCTTCACGGGCTCGATAAGGTCATGGCCGGCGAACTGCTGAGCTTTCCGCACGGCATTGCCGGGCTGGCTCTCTCGCTTGAAGAAGACCAGGTCGGCGCCGTGGTGCTGGGTGACTATACGGAGCTTCGCGAAGGCGACGAGGTCAAGCGCACCGGCAAGATTCTGAGTGTACCTGTGGGCGAAGCCATGATCGGCCGGGTGGTCAATGCCCTTGGGGTGCCCATCGACGACAAGGGGCCCATCGCGTCCACGGAGTCGCTACCCGTGGAGCGGCTGGCTCCCGGCATCATCGACCGCCAGGGAGTGCGCGAGCCCATGGCGACCGGACTCAAAGCCATCGATGCCATGATTCCCATCGGCCGCGGCCAGCGCGAGCTGATCATCGGCGACCGCCAAACGGGCAAAACCGCCGTCCTGCTTGACACCATTATCAATAACGCCAAGAACAACCTGATCTGCATCTACTGCGCCATCGGACAGAAACGCTCTTCGATCGCACAGGTCGTGCAGACGCTGACCGAAGCCGGCGCCATGGGCCACACTATCATCGTGGCCGCCTCCGCGTCAGAGCCTGCGCCGATGCTTTATCTCGCGCCATATGCTGCGACGGCGATCGGCGAGTACTTCCGTGATAACGGCAAGCATGCGCTGGTGATGTATGACGATCTTTCGAAGCATGCGATGGCGTATCGCGAAATTTCATTGTTGCTGCGCCGTCCACCGGGCCGTGAAGCATATCCCGGCGATGTGTTCTATCTCCACTCGAGGCTTCTGGAGCGCTCGTCGAAGATGAGCGACAAAAAGGGCGGCGGATCGCTGACCGCGTTGCCGGTGATTGAGACGCAGGCCGGTGACGTATCGGCATACATTCCGACCAACGTTATCTCAATCACTGACGGGCAAATCTTTTTGGAAACCGACTTGTTCAACTCCGGCGTACGACCGGCGGTGAATGTGGGACTTTCGGTTTCACGCGTGGGATTCTCGGCTGCCATCAAGGCCGTGAAGCAGGTTGGTTCGACACTGAAGCTTGATCTGGCGCAGTATCGCGAACTGGCAGCGTTTGCGCAGTTTGGATCGGATCTTGATCCGCTGACACAGAAGCAACTGAATCGCGGCCAGCGGCTGACCGAACTGCTGAAGCAGCCCCAGTTCCAGCCGCTGACGTGGCAGCAGATGGTGGTGATTCTGTTCTCAGGCACGCAGGGATATCTCGACGATCTGAATGTTACAGACATTCGCGCATTTGAAGATGGCATTTACAAGTATTTCGATTCAGCACAGACCGCGCTGATCGAAGACCTGACCAAGAAGAAGTCGCTCGATGATGATCTCCGCAACCGGCTCCACGCGGCAATCAAGGAATACAAGGCGAACTTCGTGGCGGATCTGCAAGCGGTAAAGGCGTAA
- a CDS encoding peptidase S10: MIAVCRLACIRVAAAALLCLLCLPSIAQERPAAQQQQQRPERAEHSGGDDQKDAAPKETPVPPEKSSVTHHELALGGKSLKYTATAGTLLIRDEEDKPYGSMFYTAYTLDGAEATARPVSFLYNGGPGAATLWLHMGSFSPVRIQTDSPNATAGPPFKLVPNQYSLLDKTDLVFIDAPLTGYSRAVGKGQAKDFTGVDQDLKAFDRFIARYISVNQRWNSPKFLIGESYGTTRSAGLSDLLGSDGIQLNGIVLISSILNYAIRSPGYDTIYVSNLPSYAAAAWYFNKVQNKPPDVATWVQQAREFAAGPYANALFAGHNLSADKLDSVAKEMSRLTGLSVDYIKEANLRVSPTRFRKEVMRSDRKTLGRYDMRFEGEDIDAAGENPSFDASDTGITGAFVAAIHDYLERELKYETTDTYRPSAGNIGQWDWKHRPAGGGGPNAGGGEQLQPWVAGDLGAAIRKNPHLKVFSANGYFDLATPFFATEYDLDHMNLEPELRGNVQFGYYPSGHMIYLNVDALHQLKDDLAAFIDKASK, translated from the coding sequence ATGATCGCAGTGTGTCGACTTGCTTGCATCCGGGTTGCGGCCGCAGCCTTGCTTTGTCTTTTGTGTCTTCCATCGATTGCGCAGGAGCGCCCTGCGGCACAACAACAGCAACAAAGGCCGGAAAGAGCTGAGCACTCCGGCGGAGACGACCAGAAGGATGCGGCTCCGAAGGAAACGCCGGTTCCTCCGGAAAAAAGCTCGGTGACGCATCACGAACTGGCGCTCGGCGGCAAGTCGCTGAAATACACAGCGACTGCGGGGACGCTGCTGATTCGCGATGAGGAAGACAAGCCTTACGGCAGCATGTTCTACACGGCGTACACTTTGGATGGCGCCGAGGCAACTGCGCGACCGGTAAGTTTCCTTTATAACGGCGGTCCCGGAGCCGCAACCCTTTGGTTGCATATGGGCTCGTTCTCGCCGGTACGCATCCAGACAGATAGCCCCAACGCGACGGCCGGCCCGCCGTTCAAGCTGGTGCCGAATCAGTATTCTCTGCTCGACAAAACCGACCTGGTGTTTATTGACGCTCCCCTGACGGGCTATTCGCGCGCCGTGGGCAAAGGACAGGCAAAGGATTTCACGGGAGTCGACCAAGATCTGAAGGCGTTCGACCGATTTATTGCTCGGTACATCTCGGTGAACCAGCGTTGGAACTCGCCGAAGTTTCTGATCGGCGAATCGTATGGAACAACGCGCTCGGCAGGGCTGTCGGATTTGCTGGGAAGCGATGGAATTCAGCTCAACGGCATTGTGCTGATTTCGTCGATTCTGAATTATGCAATTCGGTCACCGGGATACGACACCATCTATGTTTCGAATCTGCCTAGTTATGCGGCGGCGGCGTGGTACTTCAACAAGGTGCAGAACAAGCCGCCCGACGTAGCAACGTGGGTGCAGCAGGCGCGCGAATTTGCAGCGGGGCCGTATGCGAACGCACTGTTTGCGGGACACAATCTGTCGGCAGACAAGTTGGACTCCGTCGCCAAGGAGATGAGCCGACTGACCGGGCTGAGCGTGGACTACATCAAGGAAGCGAATCTGCGCGTGTCGCCCACAAGGTTCCGCAAGGAAGTGATGAGAAGCGATCGCAAAACGCTGGGCCGGTACGACATGCGATTCGAGGGCGAAGACATTGACGCAGCAGGTGAGAATCCCAGTTTCGACGCATCCGATACGGGAATCACGGGCGCGTTTGTGGCGGCAATTCACGACTATCTTGAACGCGAGTTGAAGTACGAAACTACGGACACTTACCGGCCCAGCGCGGGCAACATCGGGCAGTGGGACTGGAAGCACAGGCCCGCAGGAGGAGGCGGCCCGAATGCCGGTGGCGGCGAACAATTGCAGCCATGGGTAGCGGGCGACCTGGGAGCGGCGATACGGAAGAATCCGCATCTCAAGGTGTTTTCGGCGAATGGATATTTCGATCTGGCCACGCCGTTCTTTGCGACCGAATACGATCTCGATCACATGAACCTGGAGCCGGAGTTGCGCGGCAATGTGCAGTTCGGCTACTACCCGTCAGGACACATGATTTATCTGAACGTAGACGCGCTGCACCAGCTGAAGGATGATCTCGCGGCGTTTATTGACAAGGCGTCGAAATAG